From Streptomyces sp. CMB-StM0423, a single genomic window includes:
- a CDS encoding non-ribosomal peptide synthetase: MKTHAAATRPALEVWPLSPLQEGLLFHAGYDDTGPDLYTVQFVLGLDGPLDAARLRASWETLLARHGALRASFHRRASGEAVQLIAREVRLPWREADLSGATGPDAAARLEKLAAEERAQRLNPAAPPLLRLLLVRLGDRRHRLVMTTHHILMDGWSMPVLLGELSAVYEAGGDASALKRTAPYRDYLAWLGRQDKEAAREAWRAELAGADEPTLVVPADPGRAAVLPEQTEARLGREATAALGVWARGRGLTVNTVVQGAWALVLARLVRRSDVVFGATVAGRPAELPGVEAMVGLFINTLPVRVRLDGGQRVADLLADLQRRQSALMGHQHLGLQEIQKLGGAGATFDTLVVYENYPRPPEDTAGRDALSIEVLDSREATNYPLTLGVDVADQLEVRLTYRPDLFGTDEAEGLARRLVRVLEQVVADPEVRVGDVEVLTAGERASVVSGWNDTELAVPAGSVLDRFEERARRAPEAVAVRCGAEVLSYAGLDARANRLARYLQRLGVGRESRVGLCLPRGVEMVAGMLAVWKAGGAYVPLDPAYPAERLAFMVADSGAQVVLSTGELAPEGAVRLEEAAADVEAESAESLQTALEPGQLAYVIYTSGSTGRPKGVAVPHEGPANLAEAMRAVLGVAEGVTVLQFASFSFDAAVLDVAVTLAAGGTLAVATGEEREEPAALAEMIRSSGVSVASVVPSLMSVLDPAAVTGVRNWVLGAELLTADLASRWTGQAQVWNTYGPTEATVITTATPLDSGIEPHDAPPPIGRPIGNAHTYVLDDFLRPVPPGVVGELYIAGPGLARGYIGRGGLTAERFVACPFEPGARMYRSGDLARWSDDGLLHFAGRADEQVKIRGFRIEPGEIEAVLAAHPDVSHAAVVVREDRPGDKRLVAYVVGDVDTDAVRELAATRLPEHMVPAVVVVLDALPLTPNGKTDRAALPAPDLADRVSGRAPANPTEAALCALFAEVLGLERVGADDDFFALGGDSITSMQLASRARREGLVLTPRQVFEAKTPERLAVVAAPESAPAVADTGMGNAPWTPVMRAHGVRAAAPGFAQWTVVGAPPTLGLDVLTAGVAALLDAHDVLRARADMSDPANPRLVVPERGTADAAGLVTRIDAAGTTGLDAFAAREARAAAAQLRPEDGSMARVVWLDAGPSRVGRLILVVHHLVVDGMSWRILLPDLQTACASLADNRQPALDPVPTPFRRWARELVTQAATDDRVSELQPWTDLLGAAESPLGHRPLDPLADTAATMRSHTWTVPAEQAATLTARTPAVFHTGVHEVLLATLAGAVVQWRSDATDRGVLVDIEGHGRQPAGDMDLSRTVGWFAAVHPLRLDASGVDLSDARAGGPAAGALLKAVKEQVQAVPGDGLGHGLLRYLNPETADAVAALPRPQIGFNYLGRFPAASPAGDPEPWQAAGETAVGGSAAPGLPVAHALEANAVVRDTPDGPELTLTLSRPAGLLGAEETERLGAAWLELLAGLAAHTEDPAAGGHTPSDFALLDLGQDEVDEFEADLAEDDLP; the protein is encoded by the coding sequence CCGGACGCCGCCGCCCGGCTCGAAAAGCTGGCCGCCGAGGAGCGCGCGCAGCGGCTGAACCCCGCGGCGCCGCCGCTGCTGCGGCTGCTCCTCGTCCGGCTCGGCGACCGGCGGCACCGGCTGGTGATGACGACCCACCACATCCTGATGGACGGCTGGTCGATGCCGGTGCTGCTCGGCGAGCTGTCCGCGGTGTACGAGGCGGGCGGCGACGCCTCCGCGCTCAAGCGCACCGCACCGTACCGGGATTACCTGGCCTGGCTGGGCCGGCAGGACAAGGAGGCGGCGCGGGAGGCGTGGCGGGCGGAGCTCGCCGGTGCCGACGAGCCGACGCTCGTGGTGCCCGCGGATCCGGGGCGGGCGGCGGTGCTTCCGGAGCAGACCGAGGCGCGGCTGGGGCGGGAGGCGACGGCTGCGCTGGGGGTGTGGGCGCGTGGGCGTGGGCTGACGGTCAACACGGTGGTGCAGGGGGCGTGGGCGTTGGTGTTGGCGCGGTTGGTGCGTCGTTCGGATGTGGTGTTCGGTGCGACGGTGGCGGGGCGTCCGGCGGAGTTGCCGGGTGTCGAGGCGATGGTGGGGTTGTTCATCAACACGTTGCCGGTGCGGGTGCGCCTGGACGGCGGGCAGCGGGTGGCGGATCTGCTGGCGGACTTGCAGCGGCGGCAGTCGGCGCTGATGGGGCACCAGCACCTGGGTCTCCAGGAGATCCAGAAGCTGGGCGGAGCGGGTGCGACCTTCGACACCCTCGTCGTCTACGAGAACTACCCGCGCCCGCCGGAGGACACCGCGGGCCGCGACGCGCTGTCCATCGAGGTCCTGGACTCCCGCGAAGCGACCAACTACCCGCTGACGCTCGGGGTCGATGTCGCCGACCAGCTCGAAGTCCGGCTGACCTACCGACCGGATCTTTTCGGGACCGATGAGGCGGAAGGGCTGGCGCGGCGGTTGGTGCGGGTGCTGGAGCAAGTGGTGGCGGACCCGGAGGTGCGGGTCGGGGACGTGGAGGTGCTGACGGCCGGGGAGCGGGCGTCGGTGGTGTCGGGGTGGAACGACACGGAGTTGGCGGTGCCGGCTGGGTCGGTGCTGGACCGGTTCGAGGAGCGGGCCCGGCGGGCTCCCGAGGCGGTCGCCGTGCGCTGCGGGGCAGAGGTGTTGTCGTACGCAGGGCTGGACGCGCGGGCGAATCGGCTGGCGCGGTATCTCCAGCGGCTGGGTGTGGGCCGGGAGTCGCGGGTGGGGCTGTGCTTGCCGCGTGGCGTGGAGATGGTCGCGGGGATGCTCGCGGTGTGGAAGGCCGGGGGCGCGTATGTGCCGCTTGACCCCGCCTATCCGGCGGAGCGGTTGGCTTTCATGGTCGCCGACAGCGGTGCGCAGGTGGTGCTGAGCACCGGAGAGCTGGCGCCCGAGGGCGCGGTGCGGCTGGAGGAGGCGGCAGCCGATGTCGAGGCGGAGTCGGCTGAGTCGCTTCAGACGGCGCTGGAGCCTGGGCAGCTCGCGTATGTGATCTATACGTCGGGATCGACGGGCCGCCCGAAGGGCGTGGCGGTTCCGCATGAGGGCCCGGCGAACCTGGCGGAGGCGATGCGTGCGGTCCTTGGTGTTGCTGAGGGTGTGACGGTGTTGCAGTTCGCGTCGTTCAGCTTCGATGCCGCGGTGCTGGATGTCGCGGTCACGCTGGCGGCGGGTGGCACGTTGGCGGTTGCGACGGGTGAGGAGCGCGAAGAGCCTGCGGCGCTGGCGGAGATGATCCGCAGTTCGGGTGTCTCGGTGGCCAGCGTGGTGCCGTCCCTCATGAGCGTCCTCGACCCAGCCGCAGTCACGGGTGTGCGGAACTGGGTGCTCGGCGCCGAACTGCTGACCGCGGACCTGGCGTCCCGCTGGACCGGGCAGGCGCAGGTGTGGAACACGTACGGGCCGACCGAGGCCACCGTCATCACCACCGCCACCCCGCTGGATTCGGGCATCGAGCCGCACGATGCGCCCCCGCCCATCGGCCGGCCGATCGGTAACGCCCATACCTACGTGCTGGATGACTTCCTCCGGCCCGTACCCCCGGGTGTCGTGGGCGAGTTGTACATCGCCGGCCCGGGCCTGGCTCGTGGTTACATCGGCCGCGGCGGGCTGACCGCTGAACGCTTCGTCGCCTGCCCCTTCGAGCCGGGCGCGCGCATGTACCGTTCGGGTGACCTGGCCCGGTGGTCCGACGACGGGCTGCTGCACTTCGCCGGCCGCGCCGACGAGCAGGTCAAGATCCGCGGCTTCCGTATCGAACCGGGCGAGATCGAAGCCGTCCTCGCCGCCCATCCCGACGTGTCGCACGCCGCCGTGGTCGTACGCGAAGACCGCCCCGGCGACAAACGCCTCGTCGCCTACGTCGTCGGCGACGTCGACACCGACGCCGTACGCGAACTCGCCGCCACCCGACTGCCCGAGCACATGGTGCCGGCTGTCGTCGTGGTTCTCGACGCGCTGCCGCTGACACCCAACGGCAAGACCGACCGCGCCGCTCTGCCGGCACCCGACCTCGCCGACCGCGTCTCCGGCCGTGCTCCCGCGAATCCCACCGAGGCCGCCCTGTGCGCGCTGTTCGCCGAGGTACTGGGCCTCGAACGAGTGGGTGCGGACGACGACTTCTTTGCTCTCGGCGGCGACTCCATCACCTCCATGCAGCTCGCCTCCCGCGCCCGCCGCGAAGGGCTCGTGCTCACCCCGCGGCAGGTCTTCGAGGCCAAGACCCCCGAGCGGCTGGCCGTGGTGGCCGCGCCCGAGTCGGCGCCGGCCGTTGCGGACACGGGTATGGGTAACGCGCCGTGGACGCCGGTGATGCGGGCGCACGGCGTACGGGCCGCGGCCCCCGGCTTCGCCCAGTGGACGGTCGTCGGCGCACCCCCCACTTTGGGGCTCGACGTGCTCACCGCCGGTGTGGCCGCCCTTCTCGACGCGCACGACGTGCTACGGGCCCGCGCAGACATGTCCGATCCGGCGAACCCCCGCCTCGTCGTCCCCGAACGCGGCACCGCCGATGCCGCCGGTCTCGTCACCCGTATCGACGCTGCCGGCACCACCGGCCTCGACGCGTTCGCCGCCCGCGAAGCCCGCGCCGCCGCCGCGCAGTTGCGCCCCGAGGACGGATCGATGGCCCGTGTCGTCTGGCTGGACGCCGGGCCGTCCCGGGTCGGCCGGCTGATCCTCGTCGTCCACCACCTCGTCGTCGACGGCATGTCCTGGCGCATCCTCCTCCCCGACCTCCAAACGGCCTGCGCTTCTCTCGCCGACAACCGGCAGCCCGCCCTCGACCCCGTACCCACCCCCTTCCGCCGCTGGGCACGCGAGCTGGTCACCCAAGCTGCAACTGATGACCGGGTCTCGGAACTCCAGCCATGGACCGACCTCCTCGGCGCTGCCGAATCACCCCTCGGCCACCGCCCCCTCGACCCCCTCGCCGACACCGCCGCGACCATGCGTTCGCACACCTGGACCGTGCCCGCCGAGCAGGCGGCGACGCTTACTGCCCGTACGCCCGCCGTCTTCCACACCGGGGTGCACGAGGTGCTGCTTGCGACCCTCGCCGGGGCCGTCGTCCAGTGGCGGTCTGACGCGACGGACCGCGGCGTGCTGGTCGACATCGAGGGCCACGGCCGTCAGCCGGCCGGGGACATGGATCTGTCGCGTACGGTCGGATGGTTCGCCGCCGTGCACCCGCTGCGCCTCGATGCCTCCGGCGTCGACCTTTCCGACGCGCGCGCCGGCGGACCGGCAGCCGGGGCGCTGCTGAAGGCGGTCAAGGAGCAGGTGCAGGCCGTGCCCGGTGACGGCCTCGGCCACGGGCTGCTGCGCTACCTCAACCCCGAGACCGCCGACGCCGTGGCCGCCCTGCCGCGCCCGCAGATCGGCTTCAACTACCTCGGCCGCTTCCCCGCCGCGTCTCCAGCCGGTGACCCCGAGCCGTGGCAGGCCGCCGGGGAGACCGCGGTCGGCGGCTCCGCCGCGCCCGGCCTGCCGGTGGCACACGCGCTGGAGGCGAACGCGGTGGTCCGCGACACCCCGGACGGCCCCGAGCTGACGCTGACCCTGAGCCGGCCCGCCGGTCTCCTCGGCGCCGAGGAGACCGAACGCCTGGGCGCCGCCTGGCTGGAGCTGCTCGCCGGGCTGGCCGCGCACACCGAGGACCCGGCGGCCGGCGGGCACACCCCGTCCGACTTCGCGCTGCTCGACCTCGGCCAGGACGAGGTGGACGAGTTCGAAGCCGACCTCGCCGAAGACGACCTTCCATGA